The following proteins are co-located in the Streptomyces sp. DT2A-34 genome:
- a CDS encoding L-rhamnose mutarotase gives MRVALHTKVRADRVAEYEAAHREVPKELTDAIRAAGASSWTIWRSGTDLFHVLDCEDYGRLLAELEKLPVNVAWQARMAELLDVVHDYSGEGADAGLPVVWELP, from the coding sequence ATGAGAGTCGCCCTGCACACCAAGGTCCGCGCGGACCGCGTCGCCGAGTACGAGGCCGCCCACCGCGAGGTCCCCAAGGAGCTCACGGACGCCATCCGGGCCGCCGGCGCCTCCTCCTGGACGATCTGGCGCAGCGGCACCGACCTCTTCCACGTCCTGGACTGCGAGGACTACGGCCGCCTCCTCGCCGAGCTGGAGAAACTTCCGGTCAACGTGGCCTGGCAGGCCCGCATGGCCGAGCTGCTCGACGTGGTGCACGACTACTCCGGCGAGGGCGCGGACGCCGGCCTGCCCGTCGTCTGGGAACTGCCGTGA
- a CDS encoding aldo/keto reductase has translation MKRLGRSGVEVSELSFGAAAIGNLYTEVGEQQAYEAVDAAWQRGIRYFDTAPHYGLGLSERRLGAALRERPRDRYAISTKVGRRLEPSDAGGDDLAHGFAVPATHRRVWDFSEDGVRRTLEASLRRLGLDRVDVVYLHDPDDHAEWAFREGYPALEKLRSEGVVGAIGAGMSQARMLTRFVRDTDVDVVLCAGRYTLLDQEALAELLPAAEARGTSVVIGGAFNSGLLANPKPGATYNYATASPELLHRALRLKSVADRHGTTLRAAALAFCAAHPAVASVLVGARSAAEVVDCAHQFAAPVPAAFWRELRGDGLVPPDAPVPALVEEP, from the coding sequence GTGAAGCGGCTCGGCCGCAGCGGCGTCGAGGTCAGCGAACTCTCCTTCGGCGCCGCCGCCATCGGCAACCTCTACACCGAGGTCGGCGAGCAGCAGGCCTACGAGGCGGTGGATGCCGCCTGGCAGCGCGGCATCCGCTACTTCGACACCGCCCCGCACTACGGCCTCGGTCTGTCCGAACGCCGCCTGGGCGCGGCCCTGCGCGAGCGCCCCCGCGACCGGTACGCGATCTCGACGAAGGTGGGCCGCCGCCTGGAGCCGTCCGACGCAGGGGGCGACGACCTCGCCCACGGCTTCGCCGTCCCCGCCACCCACCGCCGCGTCTGGGACTTCAGCGAGGACGGCGTACGCCGCACCCTGGAGGCGAGCCTGCGACGCCTCGGCCTCGACCGCGTCGACGTCGTCTACCTCCACGACCCCGACGACCACGCGGAGTGGGCCTTCCGAGAGGGCTACCCCGCGCTGGAGAAGCTCCGCTCGGAGGGTGTCGTCGGCGCGATCGGCGCCGGCATGAGCCAGGCCCGGATGCTCACCCGCTTCGTCCGCGACACCGACGTCGACGTGGTGCTGTGCGCCGGCCGCTACACCCTGCTCGACCAGGAGGCGCTCGCCGAGTTGCTGCCCGCCGCCGAGGCACGCGGCACGTCCGTCGTCATCGGCGGCGCCTTCAACTCCGGCCTCCTGGCCAACCCGAAGCCGGGCGCGACGTACAACTACGCCACCGCGTCACCCGAGTTGCTGCACCGCGCCCTGCGCCTGAAGTCCGTCGCCGACCGCCACGGCACCACCCTGCGCGCCGCCGCCCTGGCGTTCTGCGCCGCCCATCCGGCGGTCGCGAGCGTTCTCGTCGGCGCTCGCTCGGCGGCCGAAGTCGTCGACTGCGCCCACCAGTTCGCGGCCCCCGTGCCCGCCGCCTTCTGGCGGGAGCTGCGCGGCGACGGCCTCGTGCCGCCCGACGCCCCCGTGCCCGCCCTCGTCGAGGAGCCGTGA